One region of Glutamicibacter sp. B1 genomic DNA includes:
- a CDS encoding solute symporter family protein: MDQLSILAQGAAESTQVGNPLVNIGIFIAFVGITLVIVLRASKNNKTAADYYAGGRSFTGTQNGTAIAGDYLSAASFLGIVGAIAINGYDGFLYSIGFLVAWLVALLLVAELLRNTGKFTMADVLSFRLKQRPVRIAAAISTLAVCVFYLLAQMAGAGALVSLLLGIDEKLGQSLVIVIVGALMILYVLVGGMKGTTWVQIIKACLLIAGALIMTVWTLAMFGFNFSELLGKAAEVAGNPELLNPGLQYGKSEASKLDFISLALALVLGTAGLPHVLMRFYTVPTAKEARKSVVWAIWLIGAFYLFTLVLGFGAGALIGPDRIKAAPGGVNSAAPLLAYELGGTVLLGLISAVAFATILAVVAGLTITAAASFAHDVYASVIAKGKSTPEKEMKVARRTVLVIGIFAIAGGIGAQGQNVAFLVALAFAVAASANLPTILYSLFWKGFKTRGALWSMYGGLGSALILIILSPVFSGSETSMIPSIDLSVFPLANPGIISIPLAFFLGWLGSVTDKGTEDVTKQAEMEVRSLTGVGAEKAVNH; this comes from the coding sequence ATGGATCAGCTCTCAATTCTTGCCCAGGGCGCGGCCGAGTCAACACAGGTTGGCAACCCACTGGTGAACATCGGCATCTTTATTGCCTTCGTGGGGATCACCCTGGTGATCGTGCTGCGTGCTTCGAAAAACAACAAGACTGCCGCCGACTACTATGCTGGTGGACGCTCCTTTACCGGAACACAAAACGGTACAGCGATTGCCGGCGACTACCTTTCGGCGGCCTCGTTCCTCGGCATTGTTGGTGCGATTGCTATCAACGGTTATGACGGCTTCCTGTACTCCATCGGCTTCTTGGTCGCCTGGCTGGTAGCACTGCTGTTGGTCGCCGAGCTGCTGCGTAATACCGGTAAGTTCACCATGGCTGATGTGCTCTCCTTCCGTCTCAAGCAGCGTCCGGTACGCATTGCCGCGGCCATCTCCACCCTCGCGGTGTGCGTGTTCTACCTACTGGCACAGATGGCTGGCGCTGGTGCACTGGTCTCCTTGCTGCTCGGCATTGACGAGAAGCTCGGCCAGTCGCTGGTGATCGTGATCGTCGGCGCGCTGATGATCCTCTACGTGCTGGTTGGCGGCATGAAGGGCACCACCTGGGTGCAGATCATCAAGGCCTGCCTGTTGATCGCCGGTGCATTGATCATGACCGTATGGACCCTAGCGATGTTCGGCTTCAACTTCTCCGAGCTGCTGGGTAAGGCCGCTGAGGTGGCTGGTAATCCTGAGCTGTTGAACCCGGGTCTGCAGTACGGCAAGTCTGAAGCTTCTAAGCTGGACTTCATTTCCTTGGCGCTGGCCTTGGTGCTTGGTACCGCTGGTCTGCCGCACGTGCTGATGCGCTTCTACACGGTGCCCACAGCGAAGGAAGCTCGCAAGTCGGTGGTCTGGGCGATCTGGTTGATCGGTGCTTTCTACCTGTTCACCCTGGTGCTGGGCTTCGGTGCCGGTGCGCTGATCGGTCCGGATCGGATCAAGGCTGCTCCAGGTGGCGTGAACTCGGCTGCTCCACTGTTGGCCTATGAATTGGGCGGCACCGTACTGCTGGGTCTGATCTCGGCCGTAGCCTTCGCCACCATCCTCGCGGTGGTCGCGGGTCTGACCATTACCGCGGCTGCCTCCTTCGCTCACGATGTGTACGCCTCGGTGATCGCCAAGGGCAAGTCCACCCCCGAGAAGGAAATGAAGGTAGCTCGACGCACCGTTTTGGTCATCGGTATCTTCGCTATCGCCGGTGGCATTGGTGCACAGGGTCAGAACGTGGCCTTCCTGGTGGCCTTGGCCTTCGCGGTGGCTGCTTCGGCCAACCTGCCAACCATCTTGTACTCGCTGTTCTGGAAGGGATTCAAGACCCGCGGTGCACTGTGGTCCATGTACGGTGGCCTGGGTTCGGCGTTGATCTTGATCATCCTCTCGCCGGTGTTCTCCGGTTCCGAGACGTCGATGATTCCAAGTATCGACCTGTCAGTCTTCCCGCTGGCTAACCCTGGCATCATCTCGATTCCGTTGGCCTTCTTCCTAGGCTGGTTGGGGTCGGTGACCGATAAGGGCACCGAGGATGTCACCAAGCAGGCGGAAATGGAAGTTCGTTCACTGACTGGCGTGGGTGCCGAGAAGGCAGTGAACCACTAA
- a CDS encoding Lrp/AsnC family transcriptional regulator, with product MTDRRILLALATAKKRTGAAIATALNLGRNTVQSRMTRLENEVLESPDRRIPPAALGYGLLSFIELHVDQRYLEEIATKLATIPEVLEAHGLTGTADILVRVAAKDAEQLFRVHGQLLHIDGVNRADSALSMAQLVPYRTTALLRHSIKSSSR from the coding sequence ATGACAGATCGACGTATCCTGCTAGCGCTGGCCACAGCCAAAAAACGCACCGGCGCGGCTATTGCCACGGCATTGAACCTGGGGCGCAACACGGTGCAGTCACGGATGACTCGGCTTGAGAATGAAGTCTTAGAATCTCCCGACCGCCGGATTCCACCGGCGGCCCTTGGCTACGGATTACTCTCCTTTATCGAGCTTCACGTTGATCAGCGCTATCTCGAAGAGATAGCAACCAAGTTGGCCACCATCCCCGAAGTCTTAGAAGCCCACGGCTTGACCGGTACCGCCGACATCCTAGTGCGCGTGGCAGCCAAAGATGCCGAACAACTCTTTAGGGTGCACGGTCAACTGCTGCACATCGATGGGGTCAACCGCGCCGATTCGGCGCTGTCCATGGCCCAACTTGTTCCCTACCGCACCACGGCTTTACTACGCCATTCCATCAAGTCTTCCTCCCGCTAA
- the pdhA gene encoding pyruvate dehydrogenase (acetyl-transferring) E1 component subunit alpha gives MPIVSTQHMDVAAGSLPTHQLLNVDGKRIPDEELDHHLKDLKEADLADFLRDMVVLRRMDNEATALQRQGQLGLWAPLLGQEAAQIGSVRATEDDDFIFPSYREHGVAWARGVQAEDLLSVWRGAQASGWDPNEVNIACQQIVIGSQALHAAGYGMGIKFDGGKQVSVAYFGDGATSQGDVSEAMVFAASYQAPVLFFCQNNQWAISEPVTLQSRTHIADRAHGFGLKTWRVDGNDILAVYAATKAALAHARHGLGPTFIEAVTYRMGSHTTADDPSRYRKAEQLEEWKAKDPIDRLVKYLHEMGADVQSYEQRAQNAADEMAAKLRAAITSMEDPKVEELFSNVYAEPHEPTQRAERNYLNYLADFEGGE, from the coding sequence ATGCCGATCGTGTCCACACAACACATGGACGTAGCCGCTGGAAGCTTACCAACGCATCAGCTGCTGAACGTCGACGGGAAACGAATCCCCGATGAAGAACTTGACCACCATCTCAAGGACCTCAAAGAGGCGGACCTCGCAGATTTTCTGCGCGATATGGTCGTGCTTCGACGGATGGATAATGAAGCCACCGCCCTGCAACGTCAAGGACAGCTAGGTCTTTGGGCACCTCTGCTTGGACAGGAAGCAGCACAAATTGGTTCGGTCCGAGCCACCGAAGATGACGATTTCATTTTCCCCTCCTATCGAGAACACGGAGTGGCCTGGGCTAGGGGAGTGCAAGCCGAAGATCTACTCAGCGTTTGGCGCGGAGCCCAAGCCAGCGGCTGGGACCCGAATGAAGTGAACATTGCCTGCCAGCAGATTGTTATTGGTTCACAGGCTTTGCATGCTGCCGGTTATGGCATGGGCATTAAATTTGATGGTGGAAAGCAAGTCTCCGTGGCATACTTTGGCGATGGTGCCACCAGCCAGGGCGACGTAAGTGAAGCCATGGTCTTTGCGGCCAGCTATCAGGCCCCGGTGCTCTTCTTCTGTCAGAACAACCAGTGGGCCATCTCGGAACCGGTCACCCTGCAAAGCCGCACCCACATTGCTGACCGTGCTCACGGTTTTGGGCTTAAGACTTGGCGTGTGGACGGTAATGACATTCTTGCCGTGTACGCAGCAACCAAGGCTGCTTTGGCTCACGCCCGACATGGCCTGGGTCCCACTTTCATCGAAGCGGTGACCTACCGCATGGGTTCGCACACCACAGCCGATGACCCCAGCCGCTACCGTAAGGCCGAACAACTCGAAGAGTGGAAGGCCAAAGACCCCATTGATCGATTGGTGAAGTACCTGCATGAAATGGGTGCCGATGTTCAGTCCTATGAACAGCGCGCCCAGAATGCTGCAGATGAGATGGCGGCGAAACTACGCGCTGCGATCACCAGCATGGAAGACCCCAAGGTGGAGGAACTCTTCTCTAATGTCTATGCCGAACCGCATGAACCCACCCAACGGGCCGAGCGAAACTACCTGAATTACTTGGCGGACTTTGAGGGTGGTGAATAG
- a CDS encoding alpha-ketoacid dehydrogenase subunit beta codes for MLKALNKSLHDALDEDEKVILLGEDIGTLGGVFRVTDGLKAEFGEHRVVDTPLAESGIVGTAIGLAYRGYRPVVEIQFDGFTYPAFDQLVSQLAKLHYRSRGRVKMPVTVRIPYGGGIGSPEHHSESPEAYFAHTAGLRVFAPSSVEDAYTMLRQAITCDDPVIFFEPKRRYHEKSDAQLGEVQPEASPKAKIIRSGSDVTVVGYGPTTYTLIDAGMAAEDEGTSLEIIDLRSLDPLDMDTIAQSVQRTGKLVVVHEASRTSGLGAEICAEITERCFDYLQHAPLRVTGFDVPYPPSRLENHHLPDLDRVMHAVDTVMRHHEASKGAAQ; via the coding sequence ATGCTCAAAGCACTCAATAAGTCATTGCACGATGCGCTCGACGAAGACGAGAAAGTGATTCTGCTCGGCGAAGACATCGGCACGCTCGGTGGAGTCTTCCGCGTTACCGATGGGCTGAAAGCAGAATTCGGCGAACACCGTGTTGTTGACACCCCGTTAGCCGAATCAGGAATTGTTGGCACCGCGATCGGCTTGGCCTACCGAGGTTATCGGCCGGTGGTCGAGATCCAGTTTGATGGGTTCACCTACCCCGCTTTTGACCAGCTCGTCTCACAACTGGCCAAACTGCACTACCGCTCCCGTGGCCGAGTGAAGATGCCGGTCACCGTCCGCATTCCCTATGGCGGTGGCATCGGTTCTCCGGAGCACCACTCTGAATCACCCGAGGCGTACTTTGCACATACCGCAGGGCTGCGGGTTTTTGCCCCATCTAGCGTTGAAGACGCTTATACGATGCTTCGTCAGGCAATCACCTGCGATGATCCGGTGATCTTCTTTGAACCAAAGCGCCGCTACCACGAGAAGAGCGATGCACAACTGGGCGAAGTCCAACCGGAGGCATCACCGAAGGCAAAGATTATTCGTTCTGGAAGCGATGTCACGGTCGTCGGTTATGGGCCAACCACCTACACGCTGATCGATGCGGGGATGGCTGCCGAAGATGAAGGCACCAGTCTGGAGATTATTGATCTGCGCAGCCTGGACCCACTGGATATGGACACCATCGCACAATCGGTACAACGTACCGGGAAACTCGTCGTAGTTCATGAAGCCAGCCGCACCAGCGGTTTAGGTGCAGAAATCTGTGCTGAAATTACCGAGCGATGCTTCGACTATTTACAGCATGCTCCCTTGCGAGTGACCGGGTTTGATGTTCCCTATCCACCCTCGAGGTTAGAAAACCACCACTTACCCGACCTGGATCGAGTGATGCATGCAGTGGATACCGTGATGCGACACCATGAGGCGAGCAAGGGAGCTGCCCAGTGA
- a CDS encoding dihydrolipoamide acetyltransferase family protein, producing MTDQTFKLPDLGEGLTESEVLNWKIKVGEHVALNQVIAEVETAKAVVELPSPFAGVVQEIHAQQGEVVQVGGPLVTFGGEESVQDTESVSSEAQRTPTLVGYGAPASTGARPARKSRPVRPAQPVTVEHHKEQRSAVTRCTPPVRKLARDHGVDISALAGSGEDGLVLRRDVQEAIDARHGSNEGANTVDKSGSQRPVGTEDRHIKITAVRRATAKAMVQSAFTAPHATEFLTVDVSESMALIERMRSHPLMSDAKLNITTLAALVVTRLLRTYRALNSSWDEAADEIIEYGSVNLGMAVASDRGLLVPVVKNAQDLPLPELAAALGEIISQGRAGSLSPAQLSGGTFSITNVGVFGVDAGTPILPPGQAGILALGQVKRRPWEYRDEVALRHTMTLALSFDHRVVDGKEASEFLSGVGSVLEDPGLMNIFI from the coding sequence ATGACGGATCAAACTTTTAAGCTTCCAGATCTTGGCGAAGGACTCACCGAATCTGAGGTCCTGAACTGGAAAATCAAGGTTGGCGAGCATGTGGCGCTGAACCAGGTGATTGCCGAGGTGGAAACCGCGAAGGCGGTTGTCGAATTGCCTTCCCCCTTTGCTGGGGTAGTGCAAGAGATTCACGCACAGCAGGGGGAAGTTGTCCAAGTCGGTGGCCCCCTAGTCACCTTCGGCGGCGAGGAATCGGTGCAAGACACCGAATCCGTCTCTTCAGAAGCGCAGCGGACGCCAACCCTGGTGGGCTATGGTGCGCCGGCGTCTACTGGGGCTCGACCTGCACGTAAGTCTCGGCCTGTGCGACCTGCACAACCTGTCACGGTGGAGCACCACAAGGAACAGCGATCTGCGGTCACTCGTTGTACACCGCCAGTACGTAAGCTGGCCCGGGACCACGGTGTGGACATCTCCGCGCTCGCCGGGAGCGGTGAAGATGGCCTGGTGCTGCGCCGTGATGTGCAAGAAGCGATTGATGCCAGACATGGATCTAATGAGGGCGCAAATACTGTCGACAAGAGTGGGTCGCAACGGCCGGTGGGAACCGAAGACCGGCATATAAAGATCACGGCAGTTCGCCGCGCAACGGCCAAAGCGATGGTGCAGTCGGCGTTTACCGCTCCGCATGCCACCGAATTCTTGACCGTCGACGTCAGTGAATCAATGGCGCTTATCGAGCGGATGCGTTCTCATCCTTTGATGAGTGATGCCAAATTGAACATCACAACATTGGCCGCCTTGGTCGTGACCCGATTGTTGCGTACCTACCGTGCGTTGAACTCGTCGTGGGATGAGGCGGCTGACGAAATCATTGAGTACGGCTCGGTGAACTTGGGCATGGCGGTGGCCAGTGACCGCGGGTTGCTGGTTCCTGTGGTGAAGAACGCTCAAGACTTGCCACTACCTGAGTTGGCGGCTGCCTTGGGCGAGATTATTTCTCAAGGCCGTGCTGGCAGCCTCTCGCCAGCGCAGTTATCCGGTGGTACTTTTTCAATTACAAACGTTGGAGTGTTCGGCGTAGATGCTGGGACACCAATTCTTCCTCCGGGGCAAGCGGGAATCTTGGCACTAGGCCAAGTGAAACGCAGGCCTTGGGAGTATCGAGATGAAGTAGCGCTTCGCCATACCATGACTTTGGCTTTGTCGTTTGATCACAGAGTGGTTGACGGCAAAGAAGCAAGTGAGTTCCTCTCAGGTGTCGGCTCGGTTTTGGAGGACCCAGGATTGATGAATATTTTTATTTGA
- a CDS encoding peptide ABC transporter substrate-binding protein, which produces MRYSHASKAVVLSAALALTLSACGGGSTDSAGGEGDGSYVVTANTTEPQNGLLPANTNEVGGGRVMDLLFTGLVSYDAKGAPVNELAESIETTDSQNYTIKIKSGETFSDGSPVTAASFVDAWNFGAAAKNAQLNSYFFESIKGFDKVNAEKSTEDKMEGLKVVDDTTFTVELSQPESDFPLRLGYTAFMPLPEAAFEDPKAFGEKPVGNGPYKLTEWNHDVNLKMDVNENYDGPRKAANGGIDFKVYQSTDSAYQDLVSGNLDVLDQIPPSQLASYQSDLGDRSVNSPYAGNATITIPGYLDHFKQDEEGNLRRAAISRAIDRQLIIDKVYQGGKVIAKDFTAPVIEGYDDSLPGSEVLAFDADEAKKLWAEADKISKWDSGDEFSIGYNVDGAGNKEYVEAVVNQLKNNLGINATAKSFSSFKELRAKVTSYTMTGGFRTGWQADYPSLYNFLGPLFGTGAGSNDGKYSSKEFDDALAKGLAATDAAEGAKIFNQAQEILFKDLPAIPLWYQAVQGGWSENVSNVEFGWNGVPIYNEITGK; this is translated from the coding sequence ATGCGATACTCGCACGCATCTAAGGCTGTCGTTCTATCAGCAGCCTTGGCACTGACCCTGTCGGCTTGTGGCGGCGGTTCAACTGATTCCGCAGGCGGCGAAGGAGACGGCTCGTACGTCGTCACCGCAAACACCACCGAACCACAAAATGGCCTACTGCCGGCTAACACCAACGAAGTTGGTGGCGGTCGCGTTATGGACCTGCTCTTCACGGGCTTGGTCAGCTATGACGCAAAGGGTGCTCCGGTCAATGAACTCGCAGAGTCCATTGAGACCACGGATTCCCAGAACTACACCATCAAGATCAAGTCCGGTGAGACTTTCTCCGATGGTTCCCCTGTTACTGCTGCTTCGTTCGTGGATGCCTGGAACTTCGGTGCCGCAGCCAAGAACGCTCAGCTGAACTCCTACTTCTTCGAATCCATCAAGGGCTTCGACAAGGTAAACGCTGAAAAGTCCACGGAAGACAAGATGGAAGGTCTGAAGGTTGTCGATGACACCACCTTCACCGTCGAGCTCTCCCAGCCAGAATCTGACTTCCCACTGCGTCTTGGCTACACCGCTTTCATGCCATTGCCAGAAGCAGCCTTCGAGGATCCTAAGGCCTTCGGCGAAAAGCCTGTTGGCAACGGCCCATACAAGCTGACCGAGTGGAACCACGACGTCAACCTGAAGATGGACGTCAACGAGAACTACGACGGTCCACGTAAGGCCGCTAACGGTGGCATCGACTTCAAGGTCTACCAGTCCACCGATTCGGCCTACCAGGATTTGGTCTCCGGAAACCTGGACGTACTGGATCAGATCCCACCAAGCCAGCTCGCTTCCTACCAGTCTGACCTGGGTGACCGTTCGGTCAACTCGCCATACGCTGGTAACGCAACCATCACCATCCCTGGCTACCTGGATCACTTCAAGCAGGATGAAGAGGGTAACCTCCGCCGTGCAGCGATCTCGCGTGCTATCGACCGTCAGCTGATCATCGACAAGGTGTACCAGGGCGGCAAGGTTATCGCTAAGGACTTCACCGCTCCAGTGATCGAAGGCTACGACGACAGCCTGCCTGGCAGCGAGGTCCTCGCCTTTGATGCTGACGAAGCTAAGAAGCTTTGGGCCGAAGCAGACAAGATTAGCAAGTGGGATTCCGGCGATGAATTCTCCATCGGCTACAACGTTGATGGTGCCGGTAACAAGGAATACGTCGAGGCAGTTGTTAACCAGCTGAAGAACAACCTTGGTATCAACGCGACTGCCAAGTCGTTCAGCTCCTTCAAGGAACTTCGCGCTAAGGTCACCTCCTACACCATGACCGGTGGCTTCCGTACCGGTTGGCAGGCTGACTACCCATCGCTGTACAACTTCCTGGGCCCACTATTCGGTACCGGTGCAGGTTCCAATGATGGCAAGTACTCCAGCAAGGAATTTGACGACGCACTGGCCAAGGGCCTGGCTGCGACCGACGCCGCTGAGGGTGCCAAGATCTTCAACCAGGCACAGGAGATCTTGTTCAAGGATCTTCCAGCAATCCCACTGTGGTACCAGGCTGTCCAGGGTGGTTGGAGCGAAAACGTATCCAACGTTGAGTTTGGTTGGAACGGTGTTCCAATCTACAACGAAATCACTGGTAAGTAA
- a CDS encoding ABC transporter permease — protein MLSFMLKRIAQLIPVFIGATLLVYFLVFATPGNPIDALSGGKPMSDATRAALEAQYNLDKPFWVQYGLYLKNLVTFDLGTSFSGQEVSALLGRAFPVTARLAILALLIEGVFGVIFGVIAGMRKGKWFDSTILVASLIVIAVPTFVLGFVLQFVIGVKLEWVKPTVSGAATWGELFLPALVLGLVSLAYVVRLTRTSVIENKSADFVRTATAKGLSRNRVVSVHILRNSLIPVVTFLGADLGSLMGGAIVTEGIFNVPGVGHLLYSAIQKGETPTVVAIVGVLVIIFVVANLIVDMLYALLDPRIRYA, from the coding sequence ATGCTAAGTTTCATGCTGAAAAGAATTGCCCAGCTGATCCCGGTCTTTATCGGTGCAACACTGCTGGTGTACTTCTTGGTTTTTGCAACTCCCGGTAACCCGATTGATGCTCTTTCCGGCGGCAAGCCAATGTCAGACGCGACGCGGGCGGCGCTAGAGGCTCAGTACAATTTGGACAAGCCTTTCTGGGTCCAATACGGGTTGTACCTGAAGAATCTGGTGACCTTCGACTTGGGAACCTCGTTCTCCGGGCAGGAAGTTAGTGCCCTCTTAGGCCGCGCCTTCCCAGTCACCGCACGCCTTGCGATTCTTGCTCTGCTTATTGAAGGCGTTTTTGGTGTCATCTTTGGTGTCATCGCTGGTATGCGTAAGGGCAAGTGGTTCGATTCGACCATTCTCGTTGCATCCCTCATCGTGATCGCTGTGCCAACCTTCGTACTTGGCTTCGTACTTCAGTTCGTAATTGGTGTGAAACTTGAATGGGTCAAACCCACTGTTTCCGGCGCGGCAACCTGGGGCGAACTCTTCTTGCCGGCCCTCGTGCTTGGTCTGGTCTCACTGGCATATGTGGTCCGTTTGACCCGTACCTCGGTGATTGAAAACAAGTCCGCTGACTTTGTGCGTACCGCCACCGCCAAGGGCTTGAGCCGAAACCGCGTCGTTTCTGTACACATTCTTCGTAACTCCCTGATCCCGGTTGTGACCTTCCTCGGCGCTGACCTAGGTTCGCTCATGGGTGGCGCGATTGTCACCGAAGGTATTTTCAACGTGCCAGGTGTTGGACACTTGCTGTATTCGGCAATTCAAAAGGGTGAGACTCCGACCGTGGTCGCTATCGTCGGTGTTTTGGTGATCATTTTCGTTGTCGCCAACCTGATCGTGGATATGCTGTACGCACTGCTTGACCCAAGGATTCGTTATGCCTGA
- a CDS encoding ABC transporter permease, with protein MPENQNFNPEDGLPISKVRAGKVSKYKIEHFVAPLDETPLQAVDSVKETGKPLSMWAEAWRSLRKQPLFIISAILILAVIVVAAFPQLFSSQDPTYCALENSNEPGRAGHIMGFNLQGCDIYARVIYGTRASLLVGIFTTLIVVVVGGALGALAGFYGGWIDAILARLGDIFFALPLILGAIIVMQLPAFRDNRSVWTVIVTLAIFGWPQLARITRGAVIEARDADYVKASRALGLSRFRSLVKHVIPNSLAPIIVVATVNLGVYIVAEATLSFLGVGLPPDVMSWGNDISLAQQQLRSNPMMLMWPALFLSVTVLSFIMLGDAVRDALDPKARKGA; from the coding sequence ATGCCTGAGAACCAGAATTTTAATCCGGAAGACGGCCTGCCAATTAGTAAGGTTCGCGCAGGCAAAGTCTCCAAGTACAAGATTGAGCACTTTGTTGCTCCTTTGGATGAGACCCCGCTTCAGGCTGTCGACTCCGTGAAGGAAACAGGTAAGCCACTGTCCATGTGGGCCGAGGCTTGGCGTTCCCTGCGCAAGCAGCCACTGTTTATCATTTCCGCAATCCTGATTCTTGCGGTCATCGTGGTTGCAGCGTTCCCACAGCTGTTCAGCTCCCAGGACCCAACCTATTGCGCTCTGGAAAACTCAAATGAGCCCGGCCGAGCCGGCCACATTATGGGCTTCAATCTTCAGGGCTGCGATATCTACGCGCGCGTTATCTACGGCACGCGAGCATCGCTCTTGGTTGGTATTTTCACGACCTTGATTGTTGTTGTCGTCGGCGGTGCATTGGGTGCACTGGCTGGATTCTACGGCGGCTGGATCGACGCCATCTTGGCACGTTTGGGCGATATCTTCTTCGCACTGCCACTGATCCTCGGTGCCATCATCGTGATGCAGCTTCCTGCATTCCGAGATAATCGAAGTGTCTGGACAGTCATTGTCACCCTGGCGATCTTCGGTTGGCCTCAGCTTGCACGTATTACGCGTGGTGCGGTCATCGAAGCGCGAGATGCCGACTACGTGAAGGCATCGCGAGCCTTGGGCCTGTCCCGATTCCGTTCACTGGTGAAGCACGTTATTCCAAACTCGCTAGCACCGATCATTGTTGTGGCGACCGTGAACCTCGGCGTGTACATCGTGGCCGAAGCAACGCTGTCCTTCCTTGGCGTTGGATTGCCACCGGACGTCATGAGTTGGGGAAATGATATTTCATTGGCCCAGCAGCAGCTTCGTAGCAACCCAATGATGTTGATGTGGCCTGCACTGTTCCTTTCGGTGACGGTTTTGAGCTTCATCATGCTCGGCGATGCGGTGCGTGACGCACTGGATCCAAAGGCCCGGAAGGGAGCCTAG
- a CDS encoding ABC transporter ATP-binding protein, with protein MTETATPKPLLEIKDLAITFSTPDGPVHAVRDANFTVMPGETVAIVGESGSGKSTSALAAIGLLAGNGSVSSGQILFDGEDIAHASEKRFVELRGNHIGMVPQDPMSNLNPVWKIGFQVKETLKANGLAGDNPKERVAQILADAGLPNPEVRAGQYPHEFSGGMRQRALIAIGLACRPRLLIADEPTSALDVTVQQQILDHLDTMTSELGTAVLLITHDLGLAAERAEKVVVMYKGRVVEYGPALDILRNPQHPYTKRLISSAPSLSAQRGDKHEAIVDEIVPGKAEPLLKVKNLTKIYDIRKGFGKKEKFTAVDNVSFEIPKGTTTAVVGESGSGKSTIAQMVLNLLDKTEGEIVFDGEQIGNLSEKNLFKYRRRVQPIFQDPYGSLDPMFSIYRTIEEPLRIHGIGNAASRQKKVKELLEQVSMPASTMHRFPNELSGGQRQRIAIARALALQPEMIVCDEAVSALDVLVQAQVLELLDELQREMGLTYLFITHDLAVVRQIADNVCVMEHGKIVEQGTADEIFDAPKSEYTRNLLGAIPGASLI; from the coding sequence ATGACTGAAACTGCAACTCCGAAGCCATTGCTGGAAATCAAGGACTTGGCGATTACCTTCTCCACTCCTGATGGCCCAGTACATGCGGTTCGTGATGCAAACTTCACCGTAATGCCCGGGGAGACCGTGGCGATCGTGGGTGAATCCGGGTCCGGTAAATCGACTTCAGCATTGGCGGCCATTGGCCTGCTGGCTGGTAATGGTTCTGTTTCTTCGGGACAGATCCTTTTTGATGGTGAAGACATCGCGCATGCCAGCGAAAAACGATTCGTTGAGCTCCGCGGTAACCACATTGGTATGGTTCCGCAGGACCCCATGTCCAACTTGAACCCAGTGTGGAAAATAGGCTTCCAGGTTAAGGAAACTCTGAAGGCAAACGGTCTGGCGGGGGATAACCCCAAAGAACGCGTTGCTCAGATTCTTGCTGATGCGGGCCTGCCCAATCCGGAAGTTCGTGCTGGTCAATACCCTCACGAATTCTCGGGCGGTATGCGACAGCGTGCACTGATTGCTATCGGTTTGGCTTGTCGTCCGCGTCTGCTCATCGCTGATGAGCCCACCAGCGCCCTGGACGTGACGGTTCAGCAGCAGATCCTGGATCACCTTGATACGATGACCAGCGAGCTGGGCACCGCAGTCTTGTTGATCACCCACGACCTAGGTTTGGCAGCAGAACGTGCCGAAAAGGTTGTCGTGATGTACAAGGGTCGTGTTGTTGAATACGGTCCTGCGCTGGACATCTTGCGCAACCCTCAGCACCCTTACACGAAGCGACTGATCAGCTCTGCTCCGTCCTTGTCGGCACAGCGTGGTGACAAGCATGAGGCTATCGTTGATGAAATCGTTCCAGGTAAGGCTGAGCCACTGCTCAAGGTTAAAAACCTGACCAAGATTTACGACATCCGCAAGGGCTTCGGCAAGAAGGAAAAGTTCACTGCCGTGGACAACGTTTCCTTCGAGATTCCGAAGGGCACCACCACTGCAGTGGTGGGCGAATCCGGTTCTGGTAAGTCCACGATTGCGCAGATGGTGCTGAACCTTTTGGACAAGACCGAAGGCGAGATCGTCTTTGACGGCGAACAAATCGGTAATTTGAGCGAGAAGAATCTGTTCAAGTACCGACGCCGCGTTCAGCCGATTTTCCAGGATCCTTATGGCTCACTCGACCCGATGTTTTCGATTTACCGAACCATCGAGGAACCTTTGCGCATTCACGGGATCGGCAATGCCGCCTCGCGTCAGAAGAAGGTCAAGGAATTGCTCGAACAGGTGTCGATGCCGGCCTCGACCATGCACCGATTCCCGAACGAGCTCTCCGGCGGTCAGCGGCAGCGTATTGCTATCGCGCGTGCATTGGCCTTGCAGCCTGAAATGATCGTCTGTGATGAGGCAGTTTCTGCGTTGGACGTTTTGGTTCAGGCTCAGGTTCTTGAGCTCTTGGACGAGCTTCAGCGGGAGATGGGATTGACTTACCTGTTCATCACCCACGACCTTGCTGTGGTCCGCCAGATCGCGGACAACGTGTGCGTGATGGAGCATGGAAAGATCGTTGAGCAGGGGACTGCTGACGAAATCTTCGATGCTCCGAAGAGCGAATACACCCGCAACCTGTTGGGTGCGATTCCGGGTGCTTCTTTGATCTAA